From the Candidatus Abawacabacteria bacterium genome, the window TAGACATGACTAGCCGTAGGTACTACTTGGGTTAGCTCAATCAGATAGTCACTACCACCGATGCCTTCCAATTGATTCTTTTCTTCTAAAATATTCGATACAGTCAAGACATCGATTGGTTGATAGCGTTGGAAAAGGTCCAAGATCGCACGATAAATCTCACCATGGCGCTCTTCATAGAAATCATCCACGCCAATAAAATCAGAAACTTGAATAAAAGCTTCTTTATCGATTAATAGTGAGCCAAGTACGCATTGCTCAGCTTCATGACTTTGAGGGGGCAAAAATTCACTCATAGATGCTACAAATACTAGGCAGTAGTTGTTTGTCCACCAAAAATGGCTTGTACTTTGGTAAGGATTTCAGCTGCCTGGGGTTGATCTTCCTTCACTTTCAATTCCACGTCAAGACTTTCACCAATATTGGTAGCGATCAATTCTCGCACAATTTGAATACCGGCATTGGTATTCACTTTGGCCAGTTCAAAATTAGAATTGATATAAATTACAAAGCGGCCATTTTCTTTGACAATGTCACTATTGCGCAGGGCTAAACGTAAGGTAGGGGATAAACTTTTGGTGGCGAATTGCCATTTTGATTGGAGGGTACTGTCTACAACCAAGCTTACAGAATTCTGAATTCTGAATTCTGAATTCTGAGTTGGGTGAGTATTTATGGCTTGAGGAGCTTGAACACCTGTCACACTTTCTTTGTCGGTCGTCTCCTCATTCGTAATTCGTATGGATTCGACTAGCTCACCACCGGATTCGTAATTCGTAATTCCCTCTAGGCTCAAATATGCCAGTTCTAGTGCTAATATTGGTAAAGGAGAAATATTCAACTTCTTTTCACAATCTAACAAAGCTTCCAAGGCTTTAATGTACCAAGCTCTTGCAGCTTGATTGTTAATGTCTTGATGCATAGCGTCTCTAATATAAAGCAGAGCTTGTTTAACGAATTGATCGACTAAGATACCTTGTTCATAAAGTTCGCGCAGGTAGGCTAGTTTGGTAGTAGCATCAGCGGTCTGCCATAAAGCGACAAATTTTTCTATTACTTCGGTATGAACAAAACCTAGTTGATTGATAACGTGCTGAGTGGAAACTTTTTTAGCTAAAACACATTGCTCTAAAAGAGTAAGAGCATCTCTGAGGCCGCCTTCACTAGCTTGAGCAATCATTTTTAAGGCCTGATCTTCAGCCTCAATATGTTCTGCTGCAATCACTCTTTTCAGCAATTCAATAATTTTATCTTCACTTAGTGGCTTGAGGGTGAAATTTTGGGTGCGAGAGACAATAGTGGCGGGTACTTTGTGTCTTTCTGTAGTGGCCAAAATAAAATGGACATGAGCTGGTGGTTCTTCCAAAGTCTTTAGCAGGGCATTAAATGCTTCTTTGGTAAGCATATGCACTTCATCAATAATGTAAACCTTTTTGATCCCTTGCAGGGGCATAAAATGAACTTTGTCTTTGAGTTCTCTAATATCGTCAATGCTGCGATTGGAAGCAGCATCAATTTCAATAATGTCAGGAAAAGAGCCATCTTTAATGGCTAGGCAATTGGCGCATGTGGTACAGGCCTCACCATTGGCATTGAGATTGGTGCAGTTTACTCCTTTGGCCAACAACCTAGCGATGGTAGTTTTCCCGGTGCCTCGAGGGCCACAAAGTAAATATGCATGACTGACACTTTTTTCTTTTAAGGCTTGCAATACTGTTTCAGCCACAGCTTCTTGACCAATTAAATGGGCAAAATTATCTGGTCGATATTTACGGTAGAAGACAGTGTGGCCCATGGAATTACAAATTACGGATTACAAATTACGAATGAGGGGGAAGGATTAAGGAGTAGGTGGTTGTTTGTCTAATGTGATATTTACTAATTTGTCGGCTTCGGTATTTTTTTCTCGGCGGATATGATCAAAAGTTACTGTTTGCTCAAAGGTCAGGGCATGAATTGTTTCTATTAACGGTTTTAGATGAGCGGCTTTCACTTTGTAGCGGCCATTTAATTGCTCAATGAGTAATTGACTATCAGCGTAGCAATGAATGGTGTGACCTAATCCCCAGGTGTTTTTGATATGGCGCAGGCCCTCAACACAAGCAGTATATTCAGCCACATTATTGGTAGTGTGACCTAGATAACCACTGCCTTGTGCTATCAGGTTTCGATTTTGATAAATCACAAATCCCCAGGCAGCTGGTCCTGGATTGCCTCGGGCACCACCGTCAGTATAAAGAGCAAAAATCATGCGAAAAGTATTCTCTCTTACTGTGTATACTGATGCTGATTAAAAATCGCAATGACTTTCTCTCGACGAAACAGGGAAACGATTTTTCACTGCAATCGAATCTTGATTTATCCTTTTCTATAGAGCTTTTTGACGAGAAATGTCGTGTTTTTTAGTAAGCTCCAGCATGATCGTTGCCACCCCGAGTGCTACCATCTTTTCTCTTGGTCACAGCATTGCTTAGAGTACCTTGAGGAATGTTATTGGCTGGTATACTGGTCC encodes:
- a CDS encoding ribonuclease HI family protein, encoding MIFALYTDGGARGNPGPAAWGFVIYQNRNLIAQGSGYLGHTTNNVAEYTACVEGLRHIKNTWGLGHTIHCYADSQLLIEQLNGRYKVKAAHLKPLIETIHALTFEQTVTFDHIRREKNTEADKLVNITLDKQPPTP
- the dnaX gene encoding DNA polymerase III subunit gamma/tau, which gives rise to MGHTVFYRKYRPDNFAHLIGQEAVAETVLQALKEKSVSHAYLLCGPRGTGKTTIARLLAKGVNCTNLNANGEACTTCANCLAIKDGSFPDIIEIDAASNRSIDDIRELKDKVHFMPLQGIKKVYIIDEVHMLTKEAFNALLKTLEEPPAHVHFILATTERHKVPATIVSRTQNFTLKPLSEDKIIELLKRVIAAEHIEAEDQALKMIAQASEGGLRDALTLLEQCVLAKKVSTQHVINQLGFVHTEVIEKFVALWQTADATTKLAYLRELYEQGILVDQFVKQALLYIRDAMHQDINNQAARAWYIKALEALLDCEKKLNISPLPILALELAYLSLEGITNYESGGELVESIRITNEETTDKESVTGVQAPQAINTHPTQNSEFRIQNSVSLVVDSTLQSKWQFATKSLSPTLRLALRNSDIVKENGRFVIYINSNFELAKVNTNAGIQIVRELIATNIGESLDVELKVKEDQPQAAEILTKVQAIFGGQTTTA